The region aaagaaatctgtgctcattgttgatgctgttcctgttttccatctttacctctgagactgccagttgttgcccctctgcaataccactcaagtctgctgtcaccaaacatgtctaccatccccatttcagtcaacacagtcttcagtgagtatgacgttttgatggagaatttgggaatataaacactgtatttcctggggaacagatatgggacagacacaaccatgaggtgacggacaggagccaaccgccacatcaataaccaagagttagccgttgagtctccattttacttcctcctggtaacgtattgcgtcacttcctgtcttctcaatcgttcgttggttgcattgtgcacggtgtgttgtattcacttaatattgaacacttggtgtgttgtattcactttacttaaaatttgaacacttgggacttctagtcacccgataacaacagtgagaaacaacccatattaaacaaatacagggctccaccgattattagcgttagcatggcatcaccgtctgtttcacccggtgtctttgtctgttcagcgagtgaaatgtttagttactcctctgcctcctttagtgaagggaataggtgcagaaagtgtagttttttacggctatggaggcgagacttagcgatcttgagacgcggttcctcagttagctggagttgcgtcaggtagccggagaagctagctgctgcgcgagccgcctagcgtagcttcagctagcggtcccccggcagcagccggctcgccagggcggctgggtgacggttcgtaggaagcggaGCCCCAAataaaggcccacggtgccccaccacccgcttcccgtggctaaccgctttccTCACTCGgcaacacacccgctgagaaaccgaccctggtaattggcgactccagcgaccatagttaagagcattccggggccagagcgggcgacatagaagcaaatttacggctgctggcgagacggaaacgtaaatttggtaaagttattattcacgtcggagccaacgacacccgctTCGTCAGCccgaggtcaccaaaattaacttggagtcggtgtgtaactacgcaaaaacgatgtgggactccgtagcattctctggtcccctccccaatctggccagcgaggagatgtttagccgcatgtcgtcgcttcgtcgctggctgtcacggagGTGCCCCGATACCAGGTGGGACAGTTAATGGATTAATggagaacctttctgtgttccagcccaacggtcggagcagggagtgcatcttctcagagatagtgctggaaaaccattacacagctctgcagaatgcCAAGTATGAAGGCTGGTACGTTGCCTTCAGTCGGAAAGGGAGgcccatcaaagcctccaggacaaggcagaaccaaagagaggTCACCTTCATCAAGAGGCTCCACGCAGGCCCCCTCCCTTcccaacatggaccagagcaaacactttgagtttatccgcttttcagccacaagtcgagcaaagcgcaacaggaaatcaggcaccgtttcctaacagcgagacaaaaggaggcagatatacaacagatccaactttatttttgtatattttcatgcaaagctgtacattgaaatatggctttaacacaataattgtaataatattcctgtaaaatggtgatgtgtaaataaagaaagaataaaggaaagtgacaaattgattttggaggcttgtttcagaggcgaacaatgatggtgagtaagacacagagagggatgaggagagggaaatctCTACCCATATAAGATGTGATCTTTTGAAgacaattcagatcatttctgtttgcagtatcCTGCACGGTAGGAAATCTGGAACTACTTTATAAAACCACACTTTCACCTGCTGGACATATGGTGCATGTACACTTAGATTGATCTATTTAAATGACCACGAAAAGAGAACTCTGAACATCATAGATTGGCCAGAGATGATcaactgtcagccacagaagcaggagacgtcCACGCATTGTTACTAACAGTGCACAGTGACGGTGGTGGGatgtggagatgctgggagacgtttggtggagtgtctggtccatgaggaggtgtgtggaataaaccagagtctggtccaggaggaggtgtttggaataaaccagggtctggtccaggaggaggtgttcgggatgaaccagggtctggtccaggaggaggtgtttgggatgaaccagggtctggtccaggaggaggtgtttgggatgaaccagggtgtggtccaggaggaggtgtttggaatgaaccagggtctggtccaggaggaggtgttaggaatgaaccagggtctggtccaggaggagatgtttataatgaaccagggtctggtccaggatgaggtgttaataacctggtttggAGCACGGTTGATGGACTCATCTcttgctcctgctgttgcaccctggctctgctcttgctcaagttcatcagcatcaatgtcgCACATGCAGCCGACGCTGCGGGTCGTTGTTTTGAAGGCCTGAGGCGGAGCCGTCGTTAACACATGTAACTCCTCGCCGCCCTTTTCATCGCGTTGGGGTTTTGGATCTACCTTCGGCCTCTGATGGTCACCTGACGCCTGAGTCACCAAGAGGGCAACGGACAGCGGCCCAACAAGAGTtgactggaccggtttggacAGCTTTGACAcaactggagtgttttcctctccgcctgtgctcagtctgggcagcgccacacagggatctgaatcaagggtgggcccgacaccacgggttgggttcctaagaacctcaggttcctccttacatctgctgtctcctttaagctctgcatccaaccatgcatgctgggttcctgcggtggtgtgctgcctgtgctccaccgtCTTCGTGCTCCGTCCACTGTAGTGCAGgatgtctgacagactgctgatgtcactgtcgaTGCCGCTGATGCtttcgctgtcgctgtcgctgtcgctgtcgctgtctctCCATTCCTCagtcttactacagcagcaccccatcttctgcagcctgaagcagaaacaacaaaaaagccactgccatgaccacacacactcaaacagtcatcaacagatccgttcgctgctccagcctcatggagaaagaggaaagttctgcctcctccccctccccagcccagactagcacaggtgaggggctcacgccccCGCCAATCATCAGGGCGTGAGCAAGGCCCAGTTAGGctacagtttgagaggggccggcacatgctacacaagccccgcccccacccgcttcactgtgacttgcatcaaaccagcctaaccctcatgtgcacgagccccgcgcacgagtctgcactgacacgaagaagcgccaccacattagcagaattggattcatattgaaaacatttagactctggtagagctgccagcagagctcaacttgatcccaaccatcaactcccagttactgacctttggacctttaacgAGCGTGCACGTCAGTACGAAGCTTGTCTCTTTTAGAGGGTGATACTCGGTGGGAGGGtcaaagaatgaggcggcagatctgattctggaaaaaaaatctgccgttggagagagatgagttgtctTGGTGGAGTGAAGGTTTCAGCGTAACCTTTAACGATTCATGTCTGTAGgtgtagcagcaacactttaggagaaagactttttttctttgaatcaaagcttacaacccaaaaGGCTGCTGTGCTTTACATCAAAGCCACTGGATGCGTCACGTGCACCACCGGGACAACAGAGACCACAACCACcagacagaaccttccagacagaacacttaacaccggcccaaatctgcaccctACTGGAACCTGTGTTGGAACACCCACtacctccagtacagagaaggcctcTACAGGCAGAACCATGGTGGTGCAACGGGCTCACCAGTCTCTCCCATAGTTGCCAGTCTACAGTATACTGGGAGAAGGTTGAAACCCGAGcccgacatccttcacaggaaccggcccaagccactggttcagatatgtggacgacacctgggtcaagattCTAACAAGAGAACTGAAGGCGTTCTCAACCACACAGATGATTACATCACATTCATCTGGCCTTCCTGGACTGTGCGCCCCCGTCGTTCCACAATAGCGTTGCACGTGTATGCAGGCCTCTCTGTGTGGTTATACTTTAGCAGGCAGCATTATACGTGGGTAAATACATATGgcagctccaggatcttcagctgagatcatccagtgtttgttgtatcaaaccagattaaaattgtgctcttcagcacctattttatttttagagctgattcagaaacattctaaggaggaataaagtgagactctacaaggcaaatgtttcttttttaaggctctttatatgtgatgcaattcttattgtgcaaaacaggcatttagtgcatcagatgtttgggttggtaatcttgcccatgaagaggatattatctgagctgtggtcagtgatgataaccatgaagggacgattgaacttcaggactggaacataatAAGAGTAAAGTGTTATTgtgatgcctgtagcagctgcggcagtggctccagcctcatcaacatccagggtagcttgatggacaacctacaagaaataccagacataatcaattgtcagaaagaaatctgtgctcattgttgatgctgttcctgttttccatctttacctctgagactgccagttgttgcccctctgcaataccactcaagtctgctgtcaccaaacatgtctaccatccccatttcagtcaacacagtcttcagtgagtatgacgttttgatggagaatttgggaatataaacactgtatttcctggggaacagatatgggacagacacaaccatgaggtgacggacaggagccaaccgccacatcaataaccaagagttagccgttgagtctccattttacttcctcctggtaacgtattgcgtcacttcctgtcttctcaatcgttcgttggttgcattgtgcacggtgtgttgtattcacttaatattgaacacttggtgtgttgtattcactttacttaaaatttgaacacttgggacattctagtcacccgataacaacagtgagaaacaacccatattaaacaaatacagggctccaccgattattagcgttagcatggcatcaccgtctgtttcacccggtgtctttgtctgttcagcgagTGAAATCTTTagtactcctctgcctcctttagtgaagggaataggtgcagaaagtgtagtttatttacggctatggaggcgagacttagcgatcttgagacgcggttcctcagttagctggagttgcgtcaggtagccaggagaagctagctgctgcggagccgcctagcgtagcttcagctagcggtcccccggcagcagccggctcgccagggcggctgggtgacggttcgtaggaagcggaGCCCCAAataaaggcccacggtgccccaccacccgcttcccgtggctaaccgctttccTCACTCGgcaacacacccgctgagaaaccgaccctggtaattggcgactccagcgaccatagttaagagcattccgggggccagagcgggcgacatagaagcaaatttacggctgctggcgagacggaaacgtaaatttggtaaagttattattcacgtcggagccaacgacacccggcttcgtcagcccgaggtcaccaaaattaacttggagtcggtgtgtaactacgcaaaaacgatgtgggactccgtagcattctctggtcccctccccaatctggccagcgaggagatgtttagccgcatgtcgtcgcttcgtcgctggctgtcacggaggtgccccgataaccaggtggacTTTATAGACAGTTGgaacactttttggggaaaacctggtctgattaggagagaagGTGTCCATCcccacgggatggtgcctctctcatttctagtaatttggctaattttatgaGACCCAAAGTGACTTGAcaacccagggtccagaccaggatgtaGAGTTGTGGTCTtggtgttactggtcgaggagggggagtggcagcaatctatcactccaagttattaattaccacattcagagttcctgtctgagttctctgatttcttatctgacttggtccttagaacagacaaagtcattatcattggagactttaatatccatatggacgttataaatgacagctttagaaatggcttcatttcattacttgagtcagttggtttcctccagcagataaaccaaccaactcacagcttcaaccacaccccaGATCttgtcctgacttatggtgttgaggtagaacatgtgtcagtgttccctcagaacgcactactgtcagaccattctttgatcactttacatttatgattaaggattcttctatcctcagaacaaagtcttactatagcagatgtctttcagataatgctgtagctaagtttaaggaagtgatccctgtgctgatcccaggaccaccgtgtgtttccccagggatcagtcattataatcttagccctgctgaggttgactctattgctgaaggtgcagcaacctcactgagaatcacgcttgattctgttgcccctgaaaaagaaaatagtaaatcagaggaggtgtgccccctggtataattcacatatcaggaccctcaagcagaaagtgtacaagactggaaaggaagtggcattcttgtaaaatagacagctatcatgtagcctggaaagactgtctattagtttacaaaaaggccctccgcaaggctagaacagcttatttttcttctttaattgaggaaaataagagcaccccaggtttcttttcagcactgtggccaaattaaccaagagtcacagtgttttagatccacgtatcccttcttcccttagtggtgaagacttcatgagcttcttcactgataaagttctagctatcagagagaaagctaaccaggccatcccaacaactggaccatcaccagatgtgctgactgtgggaacatacagggtctccaacgagcccttaaactccttcagccctatatatttttctgaggcgtcatcgctaattcagaaatccaagaccaccacgtgtcttttagatcccatcccaacacacctgttgaaggatgttttaccattgataggcagttctatcctggaccagatcagttgttctttagtgacaggttatgtaccccggtcctacaaggtggcagtgattaagccgttgcttaaaaaatcactggatcctgatgtattagcaaattataggccaatatccaaccttccttttatctctaaagttcttgagaaggtggtggtgactcagttactggagcacctgcagaggaacagcctgtttgagatgtttcagtcaggctttagagctcatcacagcacagaaacagcacttcttaaagttactaatgatcttctcatagcttcagatcatggactggtttctatgctggttctgctggacctcagtgctgcttttgatacagt is a window of Takifugu flavidus isolate HTHZ2018 chromosome 5, ASM371156v2, whole genome shotgun sequence DNA encoding:
- the LOC130525228 gene encoding uncharacterized protein LOC130525228, translating into MGCCCSKTEEWRDSDSDSDSDSESISGIDSDISSLSDILHYSGRSTKTVEHRQHTTAGTQHAWLDAELKGDSRCKEEPEVLRNPTRGVGPTLDSDPCVALPRLSTGGEENTPVVSKLSKPVQSTLVGPLSVALLVTQASGDHQRPKVDPKPQRDEKGGEELHVLTTAPPQAFKTTTRSVGCMCDIDADELEQEQSQGATAGARDESINRAPNQVINTSSWTRPWFIINISSWTRPWFIPNTSSWTRPWFIPNTSSWTTPWFIPNTSSWTRPWFIPNTSSWTRPWFIPNTSSWTRPWFIPNTSSWTRLWFIPHTSSWTRHSTKRLPASPHPTTVTVHC